The following coding sequences are from one Sylvia atricapilla isolate bSylAtr1 chromosome 15, bSylAtr1.pri, whole genome shotgun sequence window:
- the LOC136368238 gene encoding uncharacterized protein, with translation MENRTCMPLCQFDSPQFCTAESTGKRAIKNGCIWPLVLAKRLILGFKTPLGTARHEGREGPGGKGSLAGPGPQPGGDRARRAPPAPHDRPALGHRPPHPRRGPRPFPRPHPPADSAPPLASRAFWSAPPPSPRPNPSPTHPPKAPPFSRPQSAPPINWARRKPSRPRRCPAPPPLEPRPPLKPRPLWSPAPPGAGDGGFPFRSGHRPPARRVRFRRRPGSVPAAAAERGAGPMEPRP, from the exons ATGGAGAATAGGACGTGCATGCCTCTGTGCCAGTTTG ATTCCCCCCAGTTCTGTACAGCTGAATCCACGGGAAAGCGTGCCATCAAAAATGGCTGTATTTGG CCCTTGGTACTGGCCAAGAGGCTCATTCTCGGTTTCAAAACACCTCTGGGGACGGCGAGGCATGAGGGCCGCGAAGGACCAGGCGGCAAGGGAAGCCTTGCGGGCCCCGGCCCACAGCCCGGCGGGGACCGGGCGCGGCGGGCACCGCCCGCCCCTCACGACAGACCCGCCTTGGGCCACCGCCCGCCCCACCCTCGCCGTGGGCCCCGCCCCTTCCCCAGGCCACACCCACCGGCGGActcggccccgcccctcgcGTCCCGCGCCTTCTGGTCAGCCCCGCCCCCTAGCCCCCGCCCCAACCCAAgtcccacccacccacccaaaGCCCCGCCCTTCTCCCGCCCCCAGTCAGCCCCGCCCATCAACTGGGCCCGAAGAAAGCCGTcgcggccccggcgctgccccgccccgccccctcTGGAGCCCCGCCCCCCGCTGAAGCCCCGCCCCCTCTGgagccccgccccgcccggcgccgGGGACGGCGGGTTCCCCTTCCGGAGCGGCCACCGCCCCCCCGCCCGCCGGGTTCGCTTCCGGCGCCGTCCGGGCTCCGttcctgccgccgccgccgaaCGCGGCGCGGGGCCCATGGAGCCGCGGCCGTGA
- the CRYM gene encoding ketimine reductase mu-crystallin, translating into MGSTPPVFIGAEEVEKHLHRASLLLPALEAALANFSAGAAGGVVQPVRTVLPVPRHGGYLGVMPAYSAADDALTTKLVTFYEHLKDSSVPSHQATVLLFDPSNGTLKAVLDGSVITAKRTAAVSAIATKLLKPAFAEVLCILGAGVQAYSHYDIFTELFTFKEVRVWNRTKEKAVKFAGSVSGPVRVCSSAQEAVTGADVIVTVTMATTPILFGDWVKPGAHINAVGASRPDWRELDDELMKNSVLFVDSRDAALTESGDVILSGAEIFAELGEVLKGTKPALPEKTTVFKSLGMAVEDTVAAKFVYDAWSAGN; encoded by the exons ATGGGCTCGACCCCGCCCGTGTTCATCGGCGCCGAGGAGGTGGAGAAGCACCTGCACCGCGCCAGCCTCCTGCTGCCGGCGCTGGAGGCCGCCCTGGCCAACTTCtcggcgggcgcggcgggcggggtGGTGCAGCCCGTGCGCACCGTGCTGCCCGTGCCCCGGCACGGCGG GTACCTCGGAGTCATGCCCGCGTACAGTGCTGCAGATGATGCGCTGACAACCAAGTTGGTGACTTTTTATGAGCACCTGAAGGACTCCTCTGTGCCTTCTCACCAGGCGACTGTCCTCCTATTTGACCCCAGCAATGGTACTTTGAAAGCT gtCCTGGATGGCAGTGTCATTACAGCAAAACGAACAGCTGCAGTTTCTGCCATTGCTACCAAG TTATTAAAGCCAGCTTTTGCAGAAGTGCTGTGCATTTTGGGAGCTGGTGTTCAAGCATACAGCCATTATGATATCTTCACAGAACTGTTCACATTTAAAGAG gTGAGGGTATGGAATCGCACCAAGGAGAAGGCAGTGAAGTTTGCCGGCTCTGTCAGCGGCCCGGTGCGGGTCTGCTCCTCCGCCCAGGAGGCGGTGACCGGGGCCGATGTGATTGTGACAGTCACCATGGCAACAACTCCCATCCTGTTTGGAGACTGGGTGAAGCCAGGTGCCCACATCAATG CTGTTGGAGCGAGCAGACCTGACTGGAGAGAACTGGATGATGAGCTGATGAAGAATTCCGTTCTGTTTGTGGATTCCAGAGATGCTGCTCTTACAGAATCAGGAGATGTTATTTTATCTGGG gCAGAGATTTTTGCTGAGCTGGGGGAGGTATTGAAGGGTACAAAACCAGCCCTGCCTGAGAAAACAACAGTGTTTAAATCATTGG GGATGGCGGTTGAAGACACCGTAGCAGCAAAATTTGTTTATGATGCGTGGTCAGCTGGTAACTAA
- the UQCRC2 gene encoding cytochrome b-c1 complex subunit 2, mitochondrial, which translates to MNGFPVAARSLSKRFYSLKVAPKVSSSATAAKVKLSPESQNLEITKLPNGLVIASLENFSPASRIGVFIKTGSRYETTSNLGTTHLLRLASNLTTKGASSFRITRGIEAVGGSLSVHATREKMAYSVECLRDYVDTVMEYLLNVTTAPEFRPWEVADLQSQLKVDKAVAFQNPQVGVLENLHAAAYKNALANPLYCPDYRVGKITSEQLHHFVQNNFTSSRMALVGIGIKHSTLKQVAEQFLNIRSGAGAPGAKAVYRGGEIRKQTGDSLVHAAVVAEGAVIGGREADAFSVLQYVLGAGPLVKRGSKVTSKLTQGVAKATSKPFDVSAFNVNYSDSGLFGIYTISQAPDAGEVIKAALNQVKAVAQGGVTDADVTVAKNQLKANYLMSVETSKGLLNEIGSEALVSGTHTSPSAAAQKIDSVATADVVNAAKKFISGKKSMAAAGDLGNTPFLDEL; encoded by the exons ATGAACGGGTTCCCGGTGGCTGCGAGGTCCCTCTCG AAGAGATTTTACTCACTTAAAGTAGCTCCTAAAGTTTCATCCTCAGCAACTGCAGCAAAAGTGAAATTATCTCCAGAGTCTCAGAATCTTGAG atCACTAAATTACCAAATGGCTTAGTTATTGCATCTCTGGAAAACTTTTCTCCAGCCTCAAGAATTGGTGTGTTTATTAAAACAGGCAGCAGATATGAAACCACCAGTAACCTGGGAACTACTCACCTGCTTCGTCTTGCATCTAATTTG aCTACTAAAGGAGCTTCCTCCTTCCGTATCACTCGTGGTATTGAAGCTGTTGGGGGCAGCCTGAG TGTGCACGCAACGAGAGAGAAAATGGCTTATTCTGTTGAATGTCTGCGAGACTATGT TGATACAGTAATGGAATATCTCCTGAATGTTACCACAGCACCAGAGTTCAGACCATGGGAAGTAGCTGATCTTCAGTCACAATTAAAAGTTGATAAAGCAGTTGCATTTCAGAATCCTCAAGTTG GAGTGCTGGAAAACTTGCATGCTGCAGCTTATAAAAATGCTCTGGCAAACCCCTTGTATTGTCCAGACTACAGAGTtggaaaaattacttctgagCAG CTTCACCATTTTGTACAGAACAATTTCACAAGTTCAAGAATGGCTCTCGTAGGAATAG GTATAAAGCACTCTACCTTAAAGCAAGTAGCAGAGCAATTCCTAAATATCCGAAGTGGAGCTGGTGCTCCTGGTGCAAAGGCTGTTTATAGAGGGG GAGAAATCAGGAAACAGACTGGTGACAGCCTTGTCCATGCTGCTGTTGTAGCAGAAGGAGCTGTCATTGGGGGTCGAGAAGCAGATGCCTTCAGTGTCCTTCAGTACGTTTTAGGTGCTGGGCCCCTTGTCAAGAGGGGAAGCAAAGTTACCAGCAAATTGACCCAGGGTGTTGCTAAAGCAACCAGCAAGCCATTTGAT GTTTCTGCATTTAATGTTAATTACTCTGATTCTGGGCTCTTTGGGATTTATACCATATCCCAGGCTCCAGATGCTGGGGAG GTCATTAAAGCTGCTTTGAACCAGGTGAAGGCAGTTGCTCAGGGTGGTGTCACCGATGCTGATGTCACAGTGGCAAA AAATCAGCTGAAAGCCAACTATTTGATGTCAGTGGAAACCTCAAAAGGGTTGCTGAATGAAATTGGCTCTGAGGCCCTGGTTTCTggcacacacacatccccatctgctgctgctcaaaaaATCGACTCTGTAGCCACTGCTGATGTTGTGAAT GCTGCGAAGAAGTTCATCAGTGGGAAGAAATcaatggcagctgctggggattTGGGAAATACTCCTTTTCTTGATGAGTTGTAA
- the ANKS4B gene encoding ankyrin repeat and SAM domain-containing protein 4B, with protein sequence MSSRYHKAAADGNVDLLKEATRKDLNTSDEDGMTPTLLAAYHGYLEALEVICRRGGDPDKCDIWGNTPLHHAACNGHIHCVSFLINFGANIFALDNDLCTPLEAAASRDRKEIVQILDKAATEQNLLNPKKVSKQKAQAQRNVERQIKECERRQEKHQHEMNRNYIKEKVGTVNSPKGTHSRVKLPGLFPSNTTSTLTKTLKDTLKLKTKKTSDSTRRQETQRNDQEDDRGKRSVMHLFDEKEEDELLNDLEEKNLAGNNSQLSIFQRPGLGKIVFGRNLAAEVNPETVSSEKEGIRATMASELFQNENAENGREDDGENSADVPWSEEEVIWDDEETENTPLEVFLASQMLDEFLPVFMREKIDLDALMLCTDEDLQSIQMELGPRKKVLNAVNKRKQVLKNPGKTVDTCL encoded by the exons atgtCGAGCAGGTATCACAAAGCAGCGGCTGATGGCAACGTGGACCTGCTGAAAGAGGCCACCAGGAAAGACCTGAACACTTCAGATGAAGATGGGATGACACCCACCCTCCTGGCAGCCTACCATGGGTACCTGGAAGCTCTGGAGGTCATTTGCCGCCGGGG GGGTGATCCAGACAAGTGTGACATCTGGGGGAACACGCCCCTGCACCACGCTGCCTGCAATGGCCACATCCACTGTGTCTCTTTTTTGATCAACTTTGGAGCCAACATCTTTGCTCTGGACAACGACCTGTGCACTCCCCTggaggcagctgccagcagggaccGCAAGGAGATTGTCCAGATCCTGGACAAAGCTGCTACCGAGCAGAACCTGCTGAATCCAAAGAAGGTCTCCAAGCAAAAGGCACAGGCCCAGAGGAACGTTGAGAGGCAAATCAAGGAATGTGAGAGGCGCCAAGAGAAACACCAGCATGAAATGAACCGGAATTATATTAAAGAGAAGGTTGGCACAGTGAATTCTCCCAAAGGAACGCACTCCAGGGTAAAGTTGCCCGGTCTATTTCCTTCAAACACCACAAGTACTTTAACCAAAACCCTGAAAGATACCTTGAAACTCAAGACAAAAAAGACATCTGACAGCACAAGAAGGcaggaaacacaaagaaatgacCAAGAGGATGACAGGGGTAAGAGAAGTGTGATGCATTTGTTCGATGAGAAAGAGGAGGATGAATTACTCAATGACCTCGAAGAGAAAAACCTTGCTGGTAATAACAGTCAGCTCTCCATTTTTCAGCGGCCAGGTCTTGGCAAGATTGTGTTTGGAAGGAATTTGGCTGCAGAGGTAAATCCTGAAACTGTTTCTTCTGAGAAAGAAGGTATAAGAGCTACAATGGCCAGTGAGCtctttcagaatgaaaatgctGAGAATGGCAGGGAAGATGATGGTGAAAATAGTGCTGATGTCCCTTGGAGTGAGGAAGAAGTCATTTGGGATGATGAGGAAACAGAGAATACACCCCTTGAGGTATTTCTGGCATCACAGATGCTGGATGAGTTTCTTCCAGTCTTCATGAGGGAAAAAATTGATTTAGATGCCCTGATGCTATGTACCGATGAAGATCTACAGAGCATTCAGATGGAGCTTGGGCCAAGAAAGAAAGTCCTGAACGCtgtgaataaaagaaaacaggtgCTCAAGAACCCTGGAAAAACTGTAGATACTTGCTTATAA